CAATTGCAACGCTCTATTCAAAACGTGTAATACCGAATATAAAAACCACTGATTTTAAGCTTAATTAAATAGTCTTTAGCTAACATACAGTATACAGGTTACCAATTCAGAATTTTAGCCTGATAATGTAAAGAATACGATCTTCCGATATTCACTCAGACGCAACAACGACGCAAACCGAATTAGCTAGTTTCTCAATAAAAGTAAAAATTAAAAACTGTAGGCAACACCGCATATAAAAAATTGTTTACTTTAGTGTCTAAATTATGGAAGTTGTTTATTTACTTACTGCTGAAATTCCTTCGGAATTTCATTGCGCGCAAATCACAACTTTCCATATCCAACAACGTTGTGCATAATATGAAAAGACTAACATTTATAATATTAATTCTGACGATGATTTCCTGTAATTATGGAAAAAACGGAATTACAGCGGAAATCAAAAACTCTTCCGACAAATCTATTCGGAATGTAGTTTTCTTATCTGACAAAAACACAAAATTGGAATTTGAAAAAATTGAACCGAACGAAACCGTTGAGAAATTTCTCGATATGACAAAAAATCAAAAAGGAGATGGAGCTTACGGATTAAGTTTTAAACGTGAAAATGGACAAAAAGAATATAGAGGTGGAGGATATTATACGAATGGAGGTTCATTGGACAGAAAAGTCGAATGCGAAATAAAAAATGACACAATTATAATGAAATTCAGCGGAATTGGATATTAAATAAAAATACTATGCACAACACCGTATATAATTTATTGCTAGTTCTAGCCTACTTACGAAAATCCTCGCGGATTTTCTATTCGGTTTTTATTTGCTAAATTAGGTGCTTAAAACACGCAACAAACCATATACAACAACGTTGGGCAATATTATAGAAAACTACTAAATTCCGTTTTCAAGAGTTAAATTGTTGTTACATATTTTGTCAGTAATTAAATTTATCGTTATTTTGTAACATAAAACTAATATTAAAATGGACACTACTGAAATAATCGGGACTAATATCAAAGAGTATAGAAAAGCTTTAGGATATAACCAAGACCATTTAGCGAATTACCTATCAATCTCTAGAGAACAAATTTCTAATTATGAACTTGGAAAAAGAGATGTTCCATATGAAAACATGGAAAAACTATGCAGTCTTTTCGGTATAGAACTAGAAGAGCTATTAGAAGAAAATATAGATATTAAGAAAGCTAATCTTTCATTTGCTTTCAGAAGTAATGGCACAGATTCTGACATAAAAGCAATTGCCGATTTTAAAAAAATAGTTTTAAATTACATCAAAATCGATACATTAATTAATGATTTATAAAACACGAAAAAAAGCTACGGAGTTTAGAAATCAAAATGGATATAGTAATTTAGAACCAATTGATTTAGAAAGCTTTCTCATTAAACTAAATGTAATTACTATATTCAAACCTTTGTCTCAAGATTTTTCCGGAATGGCTATTAAATCTAAAGACAAAAACTTTATGCTTATAAATTCTAATCATTCAATAGGTAGACAAAACTTCTCTATTTGTCATGAATTATATCACTTATACTTTGATCCAAATTTCACCCCACATAATTCTATTTCAGGAAAATTCGACAAAAGAACTAATGAATATTTAGCTGATATTTTCGCTTCTTACTTATTAATGCCAGATGATGCTATTTTAAATTTCATTCCTGATGAAGAATTAAAAAAAAATAAGATAAACTTAAAAACTATCCTAAAGACAGAACATTATTTCAAATGTTCAAGAACTGCTTTATTATTTCGTTTAAAAGAATTAAATGTTATTACAGATTCTAAATTTGAGGAATATAGACAGGATATTAAATTAAAAGCAAAACAAAACGGTTATTCTACTAAACTTTATGAACAAGGAAATGAAAACCTAGTAATTGGAGATTTTGGTTCAAAAAGCAGATATCTTTTTGAAAATGAAAAAATATCAGAAAGTCATTATTTAACCCTTTTAAATTCTATTGGTATAGATTTATTTAATGATTAACTTATGACTATTGATAAAAAAAAGAAAATAATCATTGATGCTGATATTATAATTCACTTTATCAAAGGAGATCAATTAGGTCTTTTATGTAGTGTTTTAGAGAATAAATTATACATCTTTAAAGAAGTATTTGACGAAGTCTTTAAAGGTCGTACTCGAACACAAATTGAAAATATGATTACATTCAAACAACTAGAAGAATTATCCATTAAAACAGATATGAATGTATTTAGAGAATTTGCTAGACTAAAAAAAACATATGGACCAGGAGAAAGTGCTTGCATGGCGTATTGTCGATTTAATAATGATGTCCTTGCGAGCAGTAATTTAAAAGATATTAAAGCTTATTGTACACAACATAAAATACAGTATTTAACAACAATGGATTTCATTTATATTGCTTTTTTAAATGGAAAAATGAACACTATAGAATGTGATGATTTTATTTCAAAAGTACTTAAGAAAGGGAGTAAATTACCTTGTAAATCTATGCAAGAATATTTAACTAAATTTAAAAGTTAACATTGCCCAACATTGTATATAAAAAATTGCTATTTTGTGCTTAACCAATGTGAGTTGCTTTGTTTCCTTGCATCTGATTTTCCTTCGGAAAATCCTCGCATACAAACACGCAACATTTCATATACGTAACCGTTACCTACCATTTGAAAAAACAAGACTTTAAATATCGACAATTAGCAATTGAAAAGACTCTAAAAATTGAAAGCATTACTTCTTTTCTCATAAAAAACATTATTGGTTTAGCATTAAATCAAGAAACGAAAACTTTAAGTAATAAATCTTCTTCTCTTAGTTTAAAATCAAAAATTGATTTGCTGTATGATTGCAAAAAAATAACAAAAGAAGAATATTCAAGTTTATTGCATATAATTAGCATTAGGAATCAATTTGCACACAATTACGATTGTCAAAGATTTGAAGATTTACCGCAGTTCATTAGTGGAATTGATAAACCTTTACTCAAATATTGTGAAAGTCCTTCAACCGACTTAAATGCAAATTTGGAAAACGGTTTCAATAAAATGGTTGAAAAAATAATGGAATCTTTAAAAATCCTATTCGATGAATTGATTAATGACCTTAAAAGACAAAAGAGAAATATTAAGGCTAAACATGATAGAATTGTAGTGAAGATGTTAAATTATTATGGAATAAATACGAAAGAAGACATTAAAATATTTAAACCTCATTTTGTTAAAATTGTTGACGAAGAAAACAATAAAAATGAAGATGAACCTATAGACGATAGAGTACATAAACGAATTTTAGAATTACTAAAAAAAAACGGTAGGTAACACCGTGTATAATTAATTGCTTTGGTCGTTGCCTACTTGGAAAATTCCTTCGGAATTTTCTCGCGTTCGTTTTTGTTTACTAAATTAGTTGCTAAACCACGCAACTAACCATACACAAAACCGTTAGCAACAAGGCAAAAAAACTTCATAATTAAAAAATTCAATGAATAAAGAAACACTTCTTTTTGAAGATAAATTGAAAGATATTAGTTCTAAGTTTACTAAAAATGGTTGGATTACAATTTACCAAAGTAATTCTAAGAATGAAGAATCATCACTTATTTATTGTTGTTTAATCGACAGACAAAAAAGAAAAGAAGACTCTGAAAATCATAGCTGGTATTTACATATTGGAAGTGAGGGAAAACCTAGTATTTGGGGAGACAACACCTATACGACTAATGCTGAAAAAGGAATTGAACCTTTTTTAGTTCAGCGAAATTTCAATCTTTCTGATGGACCACAAAGTTATTTTGATATTACAGAGGAATTCGTTCTTTACTTCAATCTATATGAAAAAGGTGAAAATAAAGAAAATAGAAAATTTTACTATGTAGATGAACTTGGAGACCTTGATGAAGTAATAATATTTGAACCAAAACTAATTAGAGTCAAGCTCAAATATTTAAAGGAATATATTACTATGAGAGAAATGTATTTCATTGTAAGTTTTAGTTTTGACAGGTACGTGAAATCAGTTCAAGATAATTGGGGTATTAATTTTACTGATGAAATAATTAATGAGCATCAACATATCTATCATAAATTAATTAGACCAATTAATAATCGTATTCAAAGTGCTTTATTGGGAAAGGTATTTATTGAACCTAATTCAGATAAAAAATACCATAAAGATTTTAATGAAAATTATGCAAGCTTTATTGTAGGTTACGATGAAGAAGGAAATGAACTACTTGAAAGTTGTAAAAAGACAAACAATAATTATTTTAAATTAACTTATTTCAAAAAAGAAGTCCTCAATAAATATTATAATGAACCCAATAAATATAATGTAGATTCATTTAAAATTAGGTCAAACTTTTTTTCTTTAAAAATTGACAATAACATAGAAGAATATGTACCTGTTTTCCTTGTTGAATTAGGTTATTTACCTTTTAAAGAACAATTACATTGGAGGCAATATAATATATCACCTCAAGATGAATTTGGAATGAGTTCTACCTATCACAAAACAATGATTGAGGGAAATTGGGCAGAACATCCAGAAACTACAGATTTATATTTTAAATTTAAATATAAAGAATTCAATAAGAAGTGGAATGATAAATTTGGTTGGGAATTTTATAAGCCTTTATCTGAGCAAGACAAACACCTTTTTACAGCATTACACATTCCAACAACAAACAATGTAAAAGCGTTTTGTGAGCAAATATTGTCAATTGTGAAACTAACAATTGATAGACTTAATGAAAAAAACATACAAAAAGGAATTACATTAGAAGCTGGTGATAAAGGAATCTCTAAGCTTGAAAAATATTTACAGAGTAACGAAATCGAAATACCAAAAATGTTCGAATTTTTACGGAACTTACAAAGTCTTCGTTCAGGTTTGATGGCTCATACATTCAGTAAATCAGATAAAAAATGCAAAAAGGCACTTGAATATTTTAAGTTAAACGATTCTAATTATATTGAGGTTGCTAATGATATTTTTATAAAGTCGATTTTTACATTAAACACATTAGAGAAACAATTTAAATTAGATGAATAAAAGCCCTGTTGCTAACACCGTATATAATTTATTGCTGGCTTCTCGCCTACTTACGAAAGTCCTCGCGGACTTTCTTTGTCCGTAATTATTTACTAAATTAGTTGCTTGAAACACGCAACAAACCATATACAACAACGTTGCCTACAATTGCAACGCTCTATTCAAAACGTGTAATACCGAATATAAAAACCACTGATTTTAAGCTACCTTTATAAGTCTTTAGCTAACGTAAAGTACACAGTTTACCAATTCAGAATTTTAGCCTGTTAATGTAAAAAAATACGATCTTCCGATATTCACTCAGACGCAACAACGACGCAAACCGAATTAGCTTGTTGTTCAAAAAAGTAAAAATTAAAAACTGTAGGCAACACAGCATATAAAAAAATGTTTACTTTAGTGTCTTAATTATGGAAGTTGTTTATTTACTTACTGCTGAAATTCCTTCGGAATTTCATTGCGCGCAAATCACAACTTTCCATATCCAACAACGTTGTATGCAATTTGACCAATTTCTGTGCCTATTGGTATAATTGTTGATTGAAATACTAAAACCAATTCATGAAAACATCTAAATCTATTCTATTACTGACATTTTTTTTAGTCACATTTTTTTCTTGTAATGATGAACCTGTGGATTTTACGCTAAAGGACAATTCTGCTTCTGAAAATAACGATATAAAATGGTGGATACTTGTGCATCCATCATATGGAAATCCGGGAATTTATCTGTACAATGAAACCAATTCTACTATCGAAAACATTTTACCATTACCGGATTCAAATGGTTCACCTCATGCTTTAGATTTTGATGGAAGCTCATTATGGTTAGGAGGTGCAAGCTCAATCAATACAACAAACGGAATCTTAACTCACAACCCAATTTACGAACTGAATCCAGATAATGGAGAAGTAATATCAACAATAGACAATATAAGAACCGAAGGAATTTCTGTTTCTAATAATCATATTTACTATTCAACTTATGGACAAATTATAGAAATTACAAAAACAGGAACTTTTGTTAGTTCGACATCTGTTGAAAACACTACTATTAACGATATTGCCATATGCAACTCGATTAAATATTATGTTTACAATGGTTCAATAGATCCAATTATAAAAGTAAACGAAGCATCAGGACAGGATGAATTTATTCTTGAAACTGATATTCCAAATCTTTATACTTTATCTATTAGAGATAATAATTTTGTAGTTGTGAGTAATAATCATTTTAGAAGATTCGATATTAATACAGGAGAACACTTATCTGATATTAAAATAGAAATTAATGGTTGGATTACAGCTATTGCACCTTACAATAAGTAATTTAAATAAAAAACTGCACACAACAACATGTATAACTAATTGCTTGTTTTAAGTCTACTTACGAACATTCCTGCGGAATATTCTATCTGTGATTTATTTGCTAACTTAGTTGCTTAAATCACGCAACTAACCATACACAATCACGTTGCCTACAATTGCAACGCTCTATTCAAAACGTGTAATACCGAATATAAAAACCACTGATTTTAAGCTAACTTTATTAGTCTTTAGCTAACGTAAAGTAGACAGTTAACCAATTAAGAATTTTAGCCTGATAATGTAAAAAATACGATCTTCCGATATTCACTCAGACGCAACAACGACGTAAACCGAATTAGCTTGTTTCTCAATAAAAAGTAAAAATTAAAAACTGTAGGCAACACAGCATATAAAAAATTGTTTACTTTAGTGTCTAGATAATGGAAGTTGTTTATTTACTTACTGCTGAAATTCCTTCGGAATTTCATTGCTTGTAAACACAACTTTCCATATCCAACAACGTTGTACGCAATATCCCAAAAACATTACGCTGAAATAAATGTTTAGTTTTAAAAAGAATAATTTAGAGAAAATAAAGTCATTCATTCGGAATTCGGAAGAAATCGAAATTGAAAAAGCGGACAAGGAAAAACTAATCAAAATGATTAGACCAACTGTTGGAATTAAAACAAAAGCGAGTGATGACAAAAACTTAAAAGTTGGAAAATCTAAAATTGGTGGAAAACCTGATTTGCCAAAAGACTTTGAATGGCCAAGAGCGAATAATATTCCAATGTTATTTTGTGCTCAATATAATTTGTCTGAACTGAAGAGATTTGACAAAGAAAATATTTTGCCCAATAAAGGTTTCTTTTACATCTTTTTAAGTCTTGATGACAAATGGAAAGAATTTAATGGAGTAAATCAAGAATTTAAATTTATCTACAGCGAATCTGAAAATCTTATCAGAACGGAATTCCCAGAAGACCTTGAAGAAAATCAATCTTTCAAAACAGCTTTAATCGAATATTTTGAATTCTATACAATTCCAGATGACCAGAATTACAAATTTTTTGAACTCAATAAAAAGTACGATGATTTATACTTCTATTTTTATCAACCAACAAAGGAGTTTATAACAGAGGAATTATATCAAGATTCAGATAATATGCATCAGATTCTTGGATACGACAGGTCAATTCAATCGAGCGTTGTTTATGATTTTGCTTCAAAAGAATTAGGACTTTATGGAGTTGATGGTTCGGAATATAAAAAGAGATGGAATGATATATTAGAATTATCAAAAACATTTGAATTGCTTTTACAATTAGACTGTTATGATTCAAATTCTGATTTGACAAAATTTGGTGGAAGTGGAACTTATTATTTTGGACTATCAAAAATAGATTTAGAAAATAAAAACTTTAACGATATTAAAATGTCGTTTCAAATGACATAAAATACTGCGTACAACACCGTATATAATTTATTGCTAGTTCTAGCCTACTTACGAAAATCCTCGCGGATTTTCTATTCGGTTATTATTTGCTAAATTACGTGCTAAACTACGCAACAAACCATATACAAACACGTTGCCTACAATTGCAGAGCTCAATTCAAAACG
The genomic region above belongs to Olleya sp. Hel_I_94 and contains:
- a CDS encoding ImmA/IrrE family metallo-endopeptidase → MIYKTRKKATEFRNQNGYSNLEPIDLESFLIKLNVITIFKPLSQDFSGMAIKSKDKNFMLINSNHSIGRQNFSICHELYHLYFDPNFTPHNSISGKFDKRTNEYLADIFASYLLMPDDAILNFIPDEELKKNKINLKTILKTEHYFKCSRTALLFRLKELNVITDSKFEEYRQDIKLKAKQNGYSTKLYEQGNENLVIGDFGSKSRYLFENEKISESHYLTLLNSIGIDLFND
- a CDS encoding helix-turn-helix domain-containing protein, with product MDTTEIIGTNIKEYRKALGYNQDHLANYLSISREQISNYELGKRDVPYENMEKLCSLFGIELEELLEENIDIKKANLSFAFRSNGTDSDIKAIADFKKIVLNYIKIDTLINDL
- a CDS encoding DUF1963 domain-containing protein, which codes for MFSFKKNNLEKIKSFIRNSEEIEIEKADKEKLIKMIRPTVGIKTKASDDKNLKVGKSKIGGKPDLPKDFEWPRANNIPMLFCAQYNLSELKRFDKENILPNKGFFYIFLSLDDKWKEFNGVNQEFKFIYSESENLIRTEFPEDLEENQSFKTALIEYFEFYTIPDDQNYKFFELNKKYDDLYFYFYQPTKEFITEELYQDSDNMHQILGYDRSIQSSVVYDFASKELGLYGVDGSEYKKRWNDILELSKTFELLLQLDCYDSNSDLTKFGGSGTYYFGLSKIDLENKNFNDIKMSFQMT